The genomic interval GCTTTTCCCCGCAGGAGTCTCTGTTCGTGCTGCTACAGTACCTGCCCCCGGGGGTCATCGCCCTGGTCAACTTTGTGGGTCCCCTgctctttgttttcctcatcCAGCTGGAGAACTACCCTCCCAACACTGAGGTCAACCTCACCCTTATCTGGTGAGTGCCACCCTTGGGGGTGACAGGGGGGACAGCGTGTGGAGGGGAAGGAACGGAGGGCCCGGGGGCACTTGAGGATGCCGCGTCCTGCTGCCCGTGTTGGTTACCGCCTGGCACCAGTGGTCCCGAGCAAGGGAAGGTATGCAGAAGCTTCCAGAAACGTGATCTCAAGAGCCCCCGTCTAAAGCTTTCCAGTCCCTTCCTTCCAAAGTAAGCCAGCTGCCTGGACCAAGCACCAGCCATTCGGAGGGGCCAGTGACAAAACAGCCAGGAGGGGTTGGGAACCAGCCTCTCGCCCGGGAAAATCAGGAAGGTGGGAGGCGCACAGCACCCACATGCCCCGAGGGTTTCCACCCCTCACCTTGACAACCTTCACCTGTGAAGTCGGGACCATCCtcattcccatttgacagatgaggaaactgaggctcgcaCGGGTCAAGTGCCTCAGCCAAAGGCAAGCTCACCATGTCTGTTGGGTGCAGGTTCAAatgcaagcccccccccccccccgaccctcatgctctgtctccccgcTCAGGACGAGGATCTCGCCTTGGACCCCAAGCCCCTCCTTGAGCCCCCGCAGAGCTCCAGCTCAGCATTTCcgtctccccctccaccccctgcttgGCTCTGCTGgctttctctcctgcttcccctGTGCAGAAGCTGTCTGGAGCCCATTCAGCTTTCCTCCAAGGCTGACTGTGgcttgaaactttatttttggaATAGGTAATACCACACgcacgtggaaaaaaaaaaaaaaaaacaacttcaaaatgctgagaaaaagcaaagataaaaaataagccCCCACCCGCCCTGCCTCCCAGTCTCCCTCAACAGAACCACTGTTCCCAGCCAAACTCGTGTCACATGTCAGCTGAGAATCCACACTTAGCTCTAATGCGCATGAGACGGTTTGGGGTTAAGAGCCATCCTGCCTGTGTGATCCAGTCATGCAACATTCAGGAGGGCCCGTGGGCATGTTTGTGCTACATGAGACCGTGTAAGCGGGCTAGGGTAGAAACAGAGCTCTCGCCTGCTGCGAGAATATTAAACTCTAAACCAAGTGtggcagcgggggagggggagggcagctgGGCTACACAGCGTTTCCCACGCTGATTTAAAAACAGAACCCTTGCCTCATGAATCATCTGGAGGCCACGATTCTGGGGAACACACCTTGGGCAACGTTGCCACCGGACAGGGTAGGCTGGAAGTCGGCCGGGCTCTGGAATCAGAGGGCGCCGGACCCCGGAGAGACATGATCTCCAACGGAGCTCAACCGCACACGTAACCTGGGTGGCTTGTGCCCAGGTACCCGAGCCCCTTCCCCTGACacggtccccaccccccccacccccaggtgcgTGGTGCTGAAGCTGGCCAGCCTGGGaatgttctccttctctctgggccAGACTGTGCTGTGCCTTGGCAGAAACAAGACCAGCTGTGAGTCCTTCGGCTACAACGCCTGTGATTACCAGGTGGCTGGTGGCTCCATCCAGGCCTGTCCCTCCTGTCCTCGTCCCTCTCCAGTCTCacctttgggagagagagcgcTGCACTCCTCCAGGGGGCACTGTTCACAGCACGCTGGGCAGGGCGGCAGCCCtagctggaggggcagggggggcggaggggggtcCCTGCTCAGCTCTTCCCCTGGAGGCCCCCGTTCTAACTTAGCAATCCTATCGGGCTCCAGGCAGGGCTCCTGCCTCCAACACAGAGGCCCCCAGTGGGTGGGCGAGGGGCGGCCGGGGACCCTGGGTGACACGTGCCCCTCTGCTCCAGTGCTGGGAGAACGCGGTCGGGGAAGAGCTGTACAAGCTGAGCATCTTCAACTTCCTCCTCACGGTGGCCTTTGCCTTCTTTGTCAGCCTGCCTAGGAGGTGAGCCCCGGGGACACCATGGGGGGAGAcccgggggcggcgggggtgaCCCGGGCGTGTCTGGGGGATGGCCGGTGGCCACAGCCAAGGGTGAGCAGTTCTTCCCACCACACGCTCGGCGAGACTGAGTGTGTGACGGTCAGCGGTCACGACTGCTGTGGGTATCTGgacgctcccctcccccaggctgctgGTGGAGCGGTTCTCAGGCTCTTTCTGGGTCTGGCTGGACCGGGAAGAGTTCCTGGTGCCCAAGAATGTCCTGGACATTGTGGCCGGCCAGACGATCACCTGGATGGGCCTCTTCTACTGTCCCCTGCTGCCTCTGCTCAACAGCGTCTTCATCTTCCTCACCTTCTACATCAAGAAGGTGAGGGCTcgtgggctgggagggggccgGAGGGGCACTGCGTGGGCGCCCGAGCCAGCGGCAGCGGAGCCCGGCTCCCGTCCCGCTTCCGCGCAGCCCCCCAGTGGCACTGCCCTGGGCCTCGGGCTCCCCGGGCTCACAGCCTCCCCACCTGCTGCCGCCTCCCCCAGTACACCTTGATGAGGAACTCCAAGGCCTCTCCCCGAAGATTCCGCGCCTCCAGCTCCACCTTCTTCTTCCAGCTGGTGCTCATCCTGGGCCTGCTCCTGGCCGTCGTGCCTCTGGGCTATGTGGTCAGCAGGTGAGGGCAGCGGAGGTGCCCGAGGCTGGGGGGCAGGCAGCCCCTCCTCGCCCGGGGCCCTGACGCCAGCCCCACCCTGGCTGTCTCTCCCCAGCATCCACTCCTCCTGGGACTGCGGCCTCTTCGCCAACTACGCGGCCCCCTGGCAGGTGGTCCCAGAGCTGATGGCCCTCCGGCTCCCGCCCTCTGGCCAGCGCGTCCTCCGCTACCTGGGCTCCCACGCTTTCAGCTTCCCCGTCCTCATCCTGCTCAGGTGCCTCTCAGGGCAGCAGGGGCCAAGAGGGGGCACACCTGGGAGGGCGTCCGCCCTTCGATGAGCACCCCCAGACAGTCTCATGGGATCTGGGAGCAAGACAAGGAGAGGCGGGGAGGCAGggtcccagaggacagagcttgGGCCCAAAGGCAGGTAGCCCTGGGCAGCCCCCTCGAGCAGGTACCTTGTGTGACCCACGGGGACACACGATCCCTCCTGCAGGCACACTAAAAACCTGCAGTTGAGGTATTCTTGCGGCCctttagaggagagagagaggctgccagggggaggaaggacaggagagagaaaggtgtCTGCAGACAGAAGAACCCGGGGAGGCGTTAAGacactggggtggggagagaggaagtagGGGAGGCACGTGCCCTCCAGGGATAGCTGACCTTGGATTCCTGTCTGTCCAAAGCCTTGTCCTGACCGTCTGCGTCTCCCAGTCCCAGGCCAATTCGAGGGCCATCCAGCGGATCCGGAAGCAACTGGTGTGGGTGAGTGTccgctgggctggggaggggtcaCACCTCGCCCCGGAGCGTGGCCTCAGGCCGGGAGCCAGAGGACAGGCCTATGGCCTTAGGCTTGGGAACGCGGGGTTGAGAATGTGGCTCTGGGttgagggaggggcggggccctgGTGGGGGCGTGGCTTCTTTCTGGAGGCGGTACTGTTGGGGCGTGGTCTCTGGCTTCACGGAGGCGTGGGGCGTGGCCTCTGGGTGGGGCGAGGCTtaggcggggcggggcaggggcggggcaggggcggggcaggggaccCGGCACGGCGGATTTCGTAGGTGCAGCTGCGGGGCGGGCTACTCGTCCCGGCCGGCTCCGGGGTGAAGGCGCCGCTCGTAACCGGCCGCTcgctctcccccaacccccgcagCAAGTCCAGGAAAAGTGGCACCTGGTGGAGGACCTGTCGCGGCTGCTGCCGGAACCGGGCTCGAGCGACTCTGTGGGGCCCGAGGCCCTTCACTCCCGAGCTTCGCGCCCGCGATCCTTCTGCCCTGGATTCCCGTGCCCCGGCTCCCCGGGCCCCAGGACCCCCAGGCCCGGACCTTGCCTCGAGGATCCCGCTGGGCTCTTCGGTGACCCGGGCCCCCGCGCGTAGATTCCGCCTTCCCAGCGGCTCAGAGCTGTAGCATCGACCCCTGCCTCGGGCCCGGGGCTCGacccacctcccccaccagagTCCCCCTGGCCCCAagctcctgccccctccccgtgCCGGACACCACCGCCCCTCTCAGTGGGCCCTCCAGCAGGACGCAGGAGAGCCCCCGGGCAGCAGGAAGAAAATATGGTgacttgtatttctatttttagcccGGTCCTgtaaagtttctatttttgttggaTGGTTTATAACGTACATAATAGCATAGTAACCCACGAATGCGATATATAAATACACACCCACCGGAAGTGCTCAGAAAGTGTTTCCTGTGGGGAGCGCCGCTGACATCTACGCGAAGGGCAAGACCCGGCCGCCGCTGAGCACACCTGCACTAGGGGCTTGCTGTGCTCTGAGTGCACATTGctgccccccgcgccccccacccccaaccagccTCCTGCTATCCCTTCTCCACCTATGAGAGCACTGAGACCCACAAGTGATGCTGGAGTCACCAAGCAGCAGAGCTGGCCCCAGAGCCACACTACACCAGCATGGTGCATTCCTGCCCCccgaccggggtggggggggggggtgcttccaGACCTTACCCGAGTCTGAGTAACAGATGGTCCACGGCCAGCCTCTCCCTGGCAGGATTCCTCATGGTCTTCTATTCTGACCCAGGGCCCCACATCAACGAAGTGGGCCTCCTCAGGAACCCGGAACAAAGGTCCCTTGGCCCTAGCTTCTACAGAACCTGTTCTCTAACTCTCCTCCATGCCCCCCAAGACCCCCGCCCTCACGTTCAGCTGACCTCGAGGAGTGGCGGGGCTGGTGGCGGGGAGGCGCCCCACAAGAGCTGTGAGACAAGCGTAGACCTGCATTGTTGGACACACCCGAGAgtcagcctggggagggggtggagccaGTGGGCCACGGAGCAGGGATGCAGCCCAgggcctccacccccacccctgcagtgaCTCTCAGCCTTAGAGAACTGGCCCTGTGCCAGGACTGCTGATGTGCTCGGCGCAGGTGCAGACAGCGGCCAGGCATCGGGACTTTCTAAAGCCGCCGGATGACTCTCCCccgcagccagggctgagaatgCTGGCCCAAAGAACTTTCGGGAGGGAGGGTCAGGAGAAACCCCATGACGTGCTTGGAAACCCTCTACTTCCTCCGGCAGCCTGGCACCCGGCAGGATTCCCAGGCTGGAGGCGGCTCTGGCCCACTGCCCTCGGGCCCAGGCCCTCACGTGGGCATTGGAGGCTGGACCGGTTCACCTCCTCCTGTCGCTGTCCTCTCTCACCCACCCGGTGCCACATGACCCGTCAGTCTGTCAACAACTGCAGGGCCCTGTTCCGGGGAAACACGTGGTGCTGTGTGCTCTGTCAGGGGAGGGCCATTGGCCTGTCACGGGTGAAAGTGACACATGTTATTAACAAGACAGAGCGTGGCCCTGACCTGCAGCGACAGAATCCCGTGGGAGCTTGGTAGAAATGCATCTTCTCAGGCTCCACGGATCTGGAACAGAAACTCAGGGTGGAGCCCAGCGCCGTCTGGTGATGAGCCTCCGGGGGTGATGCTCTTCTGGCCCAGAGTGGTAGAAGGCTGCACTAAAACACCAGGGGCCTTTCCTTATCACTTTCTCATGCTTCTGCAAACATTTGCTGAGAATCGGGCAAGTGCAACACCAGGGAGAAGACAGTCAAAGTCTGGGCCCGTTTGCTCGGCCGCAACGTGGGGCTCACGGCACCCTCCTCTGAGGGTTAAATGAGCAATTACTTATCAAGTGTCCTGATGTGTGCCTTGAGTAACTGAGGTTGTATTATAGCCCCAGCTCCACACAGTCTAGGTGACCTGGGTCCTGATGAGTCCCGTCCTACATGCAGCCtgtggagagaa from Panthera leo isolate Ple1 chromosome E1, P.leo_Ple1_pat1.1, whole genome shotgun sequence carries:
- the TMC8 gene encoding LOW QUALITY PROTEIN: transmembrane channel-like protein 8 (The sequence of the model RefSeq protein was modified relative to this genomic sequence to represent the inferred CDS: deleted 1 base in 1 codon); the protein is MLRRPAARSGQDPGEPAPEPGVEELGEQEIGRLWSSQAQVRGLPYAMVDKRFIRQLREPRGVKTSRWQRWRRRGQTAGRRLGEAARRLVRGFGLWEDALYEIGGLFGTGIQSYFTFLRFLLLLNLLTLLLTAGFVLLPLVWLRPPDTGPSLNFTLQCPGGLQPQTGVPRFHNQLWNVLTGRAFNTTYLFYGAYRAGPESSSAYSIRLAYLLSPLACLFLCFCGTLRRMVKELPQRLFLGQDYRSPVSVKVFSSWDFCIRGQEAATIKKHEISNEFKVELEEGRRFLLMQQQTRTQRACHLLTYLWVNVLIGLLVVGAISAIFWATKYSQDNKEESLFVLLQYLPPGVIALVNFVGPLLFVFLIQLENYPPNTEVNLTLIWCVVLKLASLGMFSFSLGQTVLCLGRNKTSCESFGYNACDYQCWENAVGEELYKLSIFNFLLTVAFAFFVSLPRRLLVERFSGSFWVWLDREEFLVPKNVLDIVAGQTITWMGLFYCPLLPLLNSVFIFLTFYIKKYTLMRNSKASPRRFRASSSTFFFQLVLILGLLLAVVPLGYVVSSIHSSWDCGLFANYAAPWQVVPELMALRLPPSGQRVLRYLGSHAFSFPVLILLSLVLTVCVSQSQANSRAIQRIRKQLVWQVQEKWHLVEDLSRLLPEPGSSDSVGPEALHSRASRPRSFCPGFPCPGSPGPRTPRPGPCLEDPAGLFGDPAPARRFRLPSGSEL